In Chloroflexota bacterium, a genomic segment contains:
- a CDS encoding Uma2 family endonuclease, whose translation MVVRTAETTAEKLISGVDLLEMGNIGRCELVAGRIVMRSPTGDQHGSVEGNFYDVLRSFVRPQRLGVVRVGEVGIYTRRNPDTIRAADVLYISYDRYTQRTARAFLDVAPELIVEVMSPDDRWTDMNRKLQEYFAIGVKLVWVAEPDSRTVYAYRSITDVREFTERDTLPGDDVLVGFSIPVAAPFAE comes from the coding sequence ATGGTTGTGCGAACGGCAGAGACCACAGCTGAAAAGTTGATCAGTGGCGTAGACCTCTTGGAGATGGGCAACATCGGTCGCTGTGAACTCGTCGCGGGGAGAATCGTGATGCGGAGTCCAACCGGAGATCAACATGGAAGCGTCGAAGGAAATTTCTACGATGTGTTGCGGTCGTTTGTGCGTCCCCAGCGGTTGGGTGTAGTCCGCGTTGGCGAAGTGGGCATCTACACGCGACGCAATCCCGATACGATTCGCGCGGCGGATGTTCTGTACATTTCCTACGACCGGTACACCCAACGAACCGCGCGTGCGTTCCTCGATGTCGCGCCCGAGTTGATCGTCGAAGTCATGTCGCCGGATGATCGGTGGACGGACATGAATCGGAAACTGCAAGAGTACTTTGCCATCGGCGTCAAACTGGTCTGGGTAGCGGAACCCGATTCGCGCACGGTGTATGCTTATCGTTCGATCACCGACGTGCGTGAGTTTACCGAACGCGATACGCTGCCGGGCGATGACGTGCTCGTCGGTTTCAGTATCCCGGTCGCCGCGCCCTTCGCGGAGTAA
- a CDS encoding dipeptide ABC transporter ATP-binding protein, whose product MATNGNTALVQVRGLKKYFPITQGIIIQRKVADVKAVDGLDFDIHKGETLGLVGESGCGKSTTGRTILQLYRPTEGSVVFQGKDLAQLKGEDLRKMRRNMQMIFQDPYASLNPRMTVGDIIGEPLEVHNIAKGKDKKARVEDLLKVVGLNPYFVNRYPHEFSGGQRQRIGIARALAVQPDFIVCDEPISALDVSIQAQIINLLEELQQQFNLTYLFIAHDLSVVRHISDRIAVMYLGKIVELTDRDALYKDPKHPYTKALLSAVPIPDPVVEEKRERVILTGDVPSPVKPPSGCRFHTRCPIAIEKCKSVDPEWRDAGSDHWVACHLA is encoded by the coding sequence ATGGCAACCAATGGCAACACCGCCCTCGTCCAAGTGCGGGGCTTGAAAAAGTATTTTCCGATCACCCAGGGCATCATCATCCAGCGCAAAGTCGCAGATGTGAAAGCGGTGGACGGTTTGGATTTCGATATTCACAAAGGCGAGACGCTCGGCTTGGTGGGCGAGTCGGGGTGCGGCAAGTCCACGACGGGGCGCACGATTCTGCAATTGTATCGTCCGACCGAGGGGAGCGTCGTCTTTCAGGGCAAAGACCTGGCGCAGTTGAAAGGCGAAGACCTGCGTAAGATGCGGCGCAACATGCAGATGATTTTCCAGGACCCGTACGCATCGTTGAATCCGCGCATGACGGTCGGCGACATTATTGGCGAGCCGCTTGAAGTGCACAACATCGCCAAAGGCAAGGACAAGAAAGCGCGTGTCGAAGATTTGCTCAAGGTCGTCGGGTTGAATCCGTACTTTGTGAATCGCTATCCGCATGAATTTTCCGGCGGTCAGCGCCAGCGCATCGGCATTGCGCGCGCGCTCGCCGTGCAACCGGATTTCATCGTATGCGATGAACCGATCAGCGCGCTCGATGTTTCGATTCAGGCGCAAATCATCAACCTGTTGGAAGAACTGCAACAACAATTCAATCTAACCTACTTGTTCATCGCGCACGACTTGTCGGTGGTGCGGCACATTTCGGATCGCATTGCGGTGATGTATCTCGGCAAGATCGTCGAACTGACAGATCGCGACGCGTTGTACAAAGATCCCAAGCATCCGTACACGAAAGCGTTGCTCTCCGCCGTGCCGATTCCGGATCCAGTTGTGGAAGAGAAACGCGAGCGCGTGATCTTGACCGGCGATGTGCCTAGCCCGGTGAAACCGCCGAGCGGCTGTCGCTTCCACACGCGTTGTCCGATCGCGATTGAGAAATGCAAGAGCGTGGATCCCGAATGGCGCGATGCGGGTAGCGATCACTGGGTCGCGTGTCACCTGGCATAG